attaaaatagttttgaagcTCCATATTTAGTAATCTTgtttgactatttttttttttaaatagaaaaaccaagagattcattgtttttttgttgttgtaacaaataatcttttttttttttttaatactaaaataatttaaaaatttgtttttaagtgatatttgtttaataatttgttttcattcttttattTGTATACCATTTTAACAGTATTGTTCATCAATTAGTttcagtaattattttttaattatttcatattaaattaaaaataaaaatataattaaaaaaaaattagtctatttttttatttttttttaattggaaatGCTTTTGAGATATGAactattttcttcaaatttttcttaaaattaagaacaaacattttaataaaatgaacaaaaattagCTGAGGAGTTGTCCGTAAATGACGTAATTTTTGACCGTTTTTGACCCCTTGCAACCTTATTATGCAAGATAATGCATATATGACTATGAAAAATCCAAGgttatgcatataaaaaaaatataaatactaagTTTATGACTAATATTGATTgcaattacaattatatattatgtaacaGTGAAGCTGAATGTGGATATTATGGTTCAATTGGATGTAAAATGGCACTGAAAGGTGATATCATAACTCAGGGATATCATAACTAGCAcctacaaataataaatttgtaggTGCTAGTTATGATATAATCTTATAAAGTGATGTTAGGTATGAAATTAACTAGAAAAATGTAGACTAATGGAAATCTAATTCAACATTATAAAATTCATCAGTTGCCATGATAAATTGGGTTACAAATCATCATCAAAATACATTGAAAGAAAGTCCACAGTTACAACAACACAAATTTAAACTGTTCCACAGATACAACAACACAGTTACAACAACACAAATTCAAACTGTTCCACAATTAGAACAACACAAGTTCAAACTGTTCCACAGTTACAACAACACATTCAAACTGACAAAAGCGTTTTTCGCAGAAATACATCgctttttttccaaaattagatTGTAAAGTTCATTGAACAACTTATTGTCTGACATAATAGGAGCTgattagatatgtatatatatatatatatatatatatatatatatatatatatatatatatatatatatatatatatatatatatatatatatatatatatatatatatatatatatatatatatatctaatatatatatatatatatatatctaatatatatatatatatatatatatatatatatatatctaatatatatatatatatatatatatatatatatatatatatatatatatatatatatatatatatatatcaggcaaCCCAAAAAGTTCGTGCGATCTTGCAGAtccataaataaatacacataaaaacagttttaattaagtttattctGAAAAATAGTCTCCTTCAGCACGAATAACTTTCTCCCATCGTGAAACAAGCTGGTAtattccatttttataaaagtcttaaGTTTGGTAGCTAAAACATTGAATTAACTCATTTTCGAGATCTTCTCTATTTTGAAACTGTCTATTCCTCATATGATTATCCAGGGCCAAAAATAGGTGATAGTCGCTTGGCGCAAGGTCTGTTAAATACGGAGGGTGAGGTAGAATCTCCCATTGTAAACGTGCTAGAGTTTCCCGCGTGATTTTTGCGGTGTGCGGTCTGGCGTTGTCCTGGTGGAATTAATAATTTGCCAAAGCTGCTTGTTTTTGGTGAAGAGCAATCGAAACTCTGTCCAATTGGGCTGAGTATATCTCAGCAGTAATGGTTTGTCCACTTGGTAGCAACTCATAGTGAACGATACCTGCTGTTGTCCACCATACACACAGTAAAACCTTTTGTTGGTAAATGCTTGGTTTAGGAGTCATCGGTACTGGATCGTTACTGGCTAGCCAATGATATGTTCGTTTTTTGTTGCAGTACATAATCCATTTTTCGTCGCACGTCGACATCCGATCAAAAAATGGCACTAAATTGTGGTGGGAAAGCAATGAAGAACAAATGGTTAAGTGCTGTAGCTTGTTTGTTTCACTCAACTCATAAGGTACCCATTTGCTCAACTTCCAACGTTTTCCAAGTTGGTGCAAATGTAAACGAATAGTTTCATCACTCATTAAATCTTAAGGCAAGGTCCTGACATGTTTGACTGGAGTCCTGCTCGATTGCCAGCTTGGTATCCTCGTTGTTTACGATGGATGGTCTTCCAGATCTTGGTTCATCTTCAAGATTTTCATTTtcagaagaaaattttttaaaccacttTTGACCCGTCCGTTCTGCTATGGTACCTTCCCCAAAAGCAGCGCATATTTTACGACAAGCTTCTGCTTTGGTTCCAAGTTTGAGCTCATAAAGTAAGCAGGCGCGAATTATCGCATCTGACACAGCCATACTCTACttaagacttttaaatttaaaacgcaCTAATAAAACTTATGAAACACAATGATTGGTTCTCCTTAAAACAAGCTTTAATTTATATGCAAAATCATCCCCCCACTACAACCAGTTAACTTAATACATTTCTTAGACATAGGCAATTAGGATAAACCGCACGAACTTTTTTGGTTGCCTGACATATATCAATGAAGAGATGTACTATGCTAGTTTTTATAACAGtcttaatgttaaaaatatatatttgcttatttattcgttaattaatttatttttttacatgccGTATTGAAATATGATATGACTTATTACGTGTTGTTTGCTTCTTTAGTTCAAGTCCAAGATCGTTTTCAAACCGAGGACGTTTCATTGCATAAATTTggtatacaaaaagaaaatgacTTATTGCATAAAAATGGTATAATAAATGAAAAGGACCTGGATGTTTATTCGCCTGCTGGTTTAGtgaataaagaatttgttttcaatagtGTTGATAATGTTTCACACTGTCAAAAGGTCGCCCCGTTTCTAAAAACCGAGCAACGTGTTGATAATACTGAGCAATGTGTTAATAATGTACGCGAAAACTGCGAGCCTTTAACTTTTACGCCTACCCAAATGTCTAATGTGGCAAATCGAATACTCTCCTGGATAGGTCCATTTCCAATAGAATCTGCTAGAAATAAAGAAATGCTTCCAATCAGTGATCATTTTTCTAGGGATAAAAAAGGTCTTTCTGTGCAAAACAAAGGTggtttttctacttttttttctaaatccaaATTGGTTAGCGTGACAGGGGAAAATTCAGTAGTTTCGATTGGTTCAATGTCCGCGTGCAAGCCTTCTGTCACTTTTGCGAAGAACTTTTCCGAGACAAGACTCATTTCTGACGTCTCTTCAACTTCTTACGATATTTCAAGAAATGCTTTGAAAAACTCTATTATTGAAAACAACTCTCAAACAGTTCGATATACTGAGaactttgtaaactttaaaGACGGACGGCCGATTCAGACCCATTTATGCACAATGCACAGCCCCAAATTATGCGAACCGAAACGGAATTACcctgaaaaaagttttgacaCAAAGCTTCAAAGCGTGCCCAATTTAAATACGGTCATTTTTCAAACGAGTTCAAATAAGAACTCTGTTAATCTCAACACACCTATTCTCAGCCTTCCCACTCCGAAATGGAAATACGTTAACATGAAACGGAAAATTTCGAACCatttttgtaaaagtaataaaaaacgaCATTACATACCTCACGAGCAGAAATCTTTGGATTCGTGGATCAAAAAGATTCACGAttcttgaagtttttatataattatttaagaatcatacttttaaactttaaattacgatcatatttgttatttatataagttatttgaaATACCTTTGCATAAatattaagtttgaaaaaaatcgatttttgggTAATCTAGACGATTTAAATAAGGAatttttctattactttttCTATTACAACGACTTTACATCAagaaatatgtaatatattaattcttttttttttaatttt
This Hydra vulgaris chromosome 04, alternate assembly HydraT2T_AEP DNA region includes the following protein-coding sequences:
- the LOC100214759 gene encoding uncharacterized protein LOC100214759 isoform X2; protein product: MNLSEENIPCCFCHSCGEDGKSGKFFVDKFKNIAAHQFCLYFSAGLAQNGYDNEGFDGFLINDVIKEARRSSKLKCKFCHMPGASLGCGVKSCRYVYHFKCGLLNDVQFMFKGRFNSFCKIHRSYHDMSAINSTAIIDCPVCLESITSTGCDILKMPCCKNKYAHKECVQKQALASGYFFKCPTCNNVKQFRNEMSMFGIYIPQRDAVWEENDAYDDLLHRYDKCDIKTCFCEFGNQHSTADGDWMFVHCSYCGQSAVHSFCFKKMISSGPEYICSDCANIVKNSEQNSNNWNLENLKNRYNLKPCYVKITRMTEQFINKYTKVQVQDRFQTEDVSLHKFGIQKENDLLHKNGIINEKDLDVYSPAGLVNKEFVFNSVDNVSHCQKVAPFLKTEQRVDNTEQCVNNVRENCEPLTFTPTQMSNVANRILSWIGPFPIESARNKEMLPISDHFSRDKKGLSVQNKGGFSTFFSKSKLVSVTGENSVVSIGSMSACKPSVTFAKNFSETRLISDVSSTSYDISRNALKNSIIENNSQTVRYTENFVNFKDGRPIQTHLCTMHSPKLCEPKRNYPEKSFDTKLQSVPNLNTVIFQTSSNKNSVNLNTPILSLPTPKWKYVNMKRKISNHFCKSNKKRHYIPHEQKSLDSWIKKIHDS